In Hyphomicrobiales bacterium, the DNA window TCCAGCAGGCGGGCGATCTCGTCCTGCGAAAGCCGCACGTCGCGCTCGTCGTTGACGGCGGGCCGTGCCACGTCCTCGGTGTTGACGGGGTTCACGATTAGCCCGAGCCGCCGCTTGCGGTAGTCGATGACCCGTTTGAGCATGGTCAGCTCGCGCCTGACCGTCCCCGGCGCGATCGTCTTGCCGCTCTTCAGGCGCCCGGCCAGGCGACGGTCGCGGTAGCCTTCAAAATGCTCCGGGGTGAGGTTGGCGACGGCATGGGCGCAGAGTTCGGTTTCTGCGCGCAGGAAGCGCTCAAGCCGTGCGCGCTCGGCGACACGCGAGGATTCGCCGGGGCGCTTGTCGGTCACTTCTTTCAGATAGAGCTCGATCAGCTCTTTGAGCGTCGCGCGCTGCCCCGCGGAGCGGTCCACAAAATGACCGGCCGTCATTTCGCTTTCGATCCGGTGCGCCCAGTCCTGGGCCTTCTTCTTCGTCGGGAAGGTCGCCGATTGCGGCGGCCAGCCCTTGCGGCGAACCTTCACCTGCCACTGTCCGCCTGCGCGCTTGCTGATCGTAGCCATGGGACCGCTCCGAAAAACCGAGAGCGAGTGTCCCAAATTTGTCCCAATATGTAAAGCACGAAACAGGAACGGTGCGGCGCACCTTCGTAAATATCTGGTCTTTAAGGGAAAATTTGGCGCACCCGACAGGATTCGAACCTGTGACCTCTGCCTTCGGAGGGCAGCGCTCTATCCAACTGAGCTACGGGTGCGTGGCAGAGGGGGGACCATAACCGATCGGTCGCGGCGCGACAATCCGCCAGAGCATGTTCCGCAAGAGTGGGAACCGGTTTTGCGACCAGAACTTGCTCAAACAAAAAGACAAGAGCGAAATCCGGTTCGATTCGAGTGGATTTCGTTCCACCGCCATATGCGGCGTGAACGGCGCCGGCGCAAGCGTCCGGCCCGGCCCTTGCACAATGTGATGCCGGAACAGGTCGAATCAAGGATTCTGCGCCATGCCGGGACCGACTGTGCCAGGACGGGTCGCCTGGGTCGATTACGCCAAGGGTTTCTGCATCGTCATGGTGGTGATGATGCACTCGACGCTGGGCGTCGAGGCGGCGGCCGGCCAGGCGAGCTGGATGAACGGCCTGGTCGAGTTCGCGCGGCCGTTCCGCATGCCGGACTTCTTCCTCCTCGCCGGCCTGTTCCTCGCCCAGGTCATCGACCGCGACCGGCGCGACTATCTCGACCGCAAGGTCGCCCACTTCGCCTATTTCTACGCGCTCTGGGTCACGATCCAGTTCGCCTTGCGGGCGCCGGGCCAGATCGCCGACGGGGGGCTCGGCGGCCTGGCGCTCGCCTATCTTCTCGCCTATGTCGAACCCTTCGGCACGCTGTGGTTCATCTACCTTCTGCCGATCTTTTTCGTCGTCGCCAAGCTTGTGCGCGGCGTTCCCTGGTGGGTCGCCTTCCTCATCCTCGCCGGCCTCGAGATCGCGCCGGTCGAGACCGGATCGACGGTGATCGACGAGTTCGCGCAGCGCTTCGTCTTCTTCTATATCGGCTATGCGATGGCCGCCACCGTCTTCCGCCTCGCCCGGTGGGCGCAGAAACGGCCGGCGCCGGCGCTTGGCGGGCTTGCCCTGTGGGCCTTCGTCAACGCCACGTTCGTCATGACGGGCTGGGCCGTTTTGCCCTTCGTCAGCCTGGCGCTCGGCTTTGCCGGCGCCGCCGCGGTGGTCGTTGCCTCGGCGCTTCTCGCGCGCCTGCGCCTGTTCGACCTGCTGCGTTATTGCGGCGAGCATTCGCTCATCGTCTATCTCGCCTTCTCACTGTTCATGGCGGCAACGCGGATCGTGCTTCTGAGGGTCGGCGTGATTTCCGATCTCGGCCTTATCTCGTTGACCGTCACGGCGGCCGGCGTCACCGGCCCGCTGATCCTGCATCTGATGGTGCGGGGCACGCCGGCGCGCTACCTCTTCGTCCGGCCGCAATGGGCGCGGCTGGAGGCGGGCGGGCTTAGGCTGCGCGCGGCCGCCTGACCGCGCCCCCCAAGGGCCAACACAAGGGGTACAAAGCGGGGGCGCTCATGGCATAGTCGCCTGCATGAGCGACGAAGCCCCATCCGTTCCGATCAAGTCCGGCGACCATGTCATTCTGGTCGACGGCTCCTCCTACATCTTCCGCGCCTATCACGCCCTGCCGCCCCTGACGCGGACCTCCGACGGGCTTCCGGTCGGCGCCATCGCCGGCTTCTGCAACATGCTGTGGAAGCTGCTGCGCGACGCCGACGGCGGCGAAAAGCCAACCCACATCGCCGTCGTCTTCGATTATTCGGGCAGGAGCTTCCGCAACGACATCTACCCCGAATACAAGGCCCACCGCCCCGAGCCGCCGGAGGATCTGGTGCCGCAGTTCGGCCTCATCCGCGACGCGGTCAAGGCGTTCAACGTCGCCGGCGTCGAGCAGGAGGGCTTCGAGGCCGACGACCTCATCGCCACCTATGCCCGCGAGGCCGCCGAGAAGGGCGCCAACGTCACCATCGTCGCCTCCGACAAGGATCTGATGCAATTGGTGGGACCGAAAGTCTCCATGCTCGACACCATGAAGAGCCGGGTGATCGGCGAGGCGGAGGTTGCCGAGCGCTTCGGCGTGCCGCCGGAAAAGGTCGTCGAGGTGCAGGCGCTGTCGGGCGATTCGACCGACAATATCCCCGGCGTCCCCGGCATCGGCGTCAAGACCGCGGCCCAGCTCATCGCCGAATATGGCGATCTGGAGACGCTGCTTGCCCGCGCCGGGGAGATCAAGCAGCCGAAGCGGCGCCAAAGCCTGATTGAATTTGCCGAGCAGGCGCGCGTCTCGCGCAGACTCGCGGAATTGAAGCAGGACGTGCCGCTCGAAACGCCGCTGCCGGAGCTTGCCGTGCGCACCGTCGATCCGGCGCGGCTGATCGCCTTCTGCAAGGCGATGGAGTTCAACACGCTCACCCGGCGGGTCGCGGAAGCAACCGGCGCCGACCCTGCCGATATCGAGGCCGATGCCAAGCTTGCCGCCGGCAGCAAATCGTCCAAGGTTGCGGTCGCCGCGGCGGCGCCCGAACCCGTGGCCAAACCCGCCGCAAAGACGGCGCGGAAAGGCGTCGAGAACACGCCCCAGGCGCTGGTCACGACCAGGCGCGCCGAGGCTGCGAGCCAGCCGGTCGACAACACCGCTTATGAAACGGTGGCGACGGTGGAGCAGCTCGATGCCTGGATCGCCGAAGGTTTCGAGGCGGGCCTTATCGCCGTCGACACCGAGACCACCTCGCTCGACGCCATGCAGGCCGACCTGGTCGGCGTGTCGCTGGCGCTCGCCCCCGGCAGGGCCTGCTACGTGCCGCTCGGCCACCGCAAGGGCGACGGCCTCGATCTTGACGGCGACGGCGGGCCGCTGCAGCAGATCCCGCTGAAGGAGGCGCTCGCCAGGCTCAAGCCGCTGTTGGAGAACGAAGCCGTTCTCAAGGTCGGCCAGAACCTGAAATATGACTGGCTGGTGCTTGCGCGCCACGGCATCGAGATCAAGCCCTACGACGACACCATGCTTCTTTCCTATGTGCTCGACGCCGGCCGCAACGGCCACGGGATGGACGAGCTGTCGCAAATACATCTCGGCCACACGCCGATCGCCTTCAAGGACGTGGCGGGCACCGGCAAGGCGAGGGTCACCTTCGACCTCGTCGCCATCGACGCCGCCACCGCCTACGCCGCCGAGGACGCCGACGTCACCTTGCGGCTTTACCGGGTGCTCAAGCCGCGCCTTGCCGCCGAGTCCATGACCACGGTCTACGAGACCCTTGAGCGGCCGATGGTCGCGACCCTGGCGCGCATGGAGCGCGACGGCGTGCGCATCGAGCGCCAGATGCTGGCGCGGCTTTCCGGCGAGTTCGCGCAGAAGCTCAGCTCAATCGAGGCGGAACTGGAGAAGCTCGCCGGCGAGCCCTTCAACCCCGGCTCTCCGAAGCAGATCGGCGACATCCTGTTCGGCAAGATGGGTCTTGAAGGGGCCAAGAAGACGAAGACCGGCGCCTGGGCGACCGGCGCCGGCGTCTTGGAGGATCTCGCCGCCCAGGGCCACCCGCTGCCGCAGCGGCTTCTCGACTGGCGCCAGCTCTCCAAGCTCAAATCGACCTATACCGACACGCTGCCGGCCCATATCGACCCTGAGACCGGGCGCGTGCACACCTCCTACGCGCTCGCCTCGACGACCACCGGCAGGCTGTCGTCCTCCGATCCCAACCTGCAGAACATCCCGGCGCGCACCGAGGAAGGACGGCGCATCCGCTCCGCCTTCGTCGCCGAGAAGGGCCACAAGCTCATCAGCGCCGACTACAGCCAGATCGAGCTGCGCGTGCTCGCCCACTGGGCCGACATCGCGGCGCTGAAGAAAGCCTTCGCGGATGGGCTCGACATCCACGCCATGACGGCGAGCGAGATGTTCGGCGTTCCCGTCGAGGGCATGGACCCGCAGGTGCGCCGGCGCGCCAAGGCGATCAATTTCGGCATCATCTACGGCATCTCCGCATTCGGGCTCGCCGCCCAGCTCGGCATCCCGCGCGGCGAGGCGGCCGAATACATCAAGACCTATTTCGAGCGCTTTCCCGGCATCCGCGACTATGTCGAGGAGACCAAGGCCTTCTGCCGCAAGCACGGCTTCGTCGCGACGCTGTTCGGCCGCAAGGCGCACTATCCGGAGATCAACACCAAGAACCCGCAGATGCGCGCCTTCATGGAACGGGCGGCGATCAACGCGCCCTTGCAGGGGTCCGCCGCCGACATCATCCGCCGCGCCATGATCCGCATGCCGGCGGCGCTCGAGAAGGCGAAGCTGAAGGCGCGGATGCTGATGCAGGTCCACGACGAGCTGGTGTTCGAGGCGCCGGAGGACGAGGTCGAAAAGACCATCGACCTCGCCAAGAAGATCATGGAGGAGGCGCCGGAGCCGGCGATAAAACTCTCCGTCCCCCTCATCGTCGATGCCCACGCGGCGGCGAACTGGGAAGAAGCGCATTAGCGTGACTTGAATGAACCAACAGTCAAATGAAACCATGGGTCAGCAGACATCGTCTTCGGTCTTGCGAGTGCGCGCGGTTTTGGGGTTCATCCAATCACAGCAAGCGTAGCCTGGATGGAGCATTAGCGAAATCCAGGGCAACCGGCGCGACAACGAGACCGGTCCCGGATTACGCTGCCGCTCCATCCGGGCTACATGGGCCGAGAGCGTTGCCGCCCAGGAAAGTTGAAGTGATCCGACGCTACCGCAGGACGCGACCGGGACTTAAGAAAATCCGATGCCGGGTGAAGCCCGGAAGCGACGCCTAAGAAAAGGAATCGCGGCAACAGAAAAGCGCGCTCTTTGACCGGCAAGGAGGGTTGCAGACGATTCTGCGGTAGGCCGGCAGGGTCAGGAAGTCGATGAACTCGGGGCCGAAGGAGACCTGCTCGAAGATCTCGATGGCGTCGGCGAAATGGCCGCTTTCGAAAGCCTCGGCGCCGAGCATCTGGCGCAGCTTCTTCATCTCGTCTTCGATCAGCTTTTCGACCCAGGCCTCGGTCACGCGCTCGCCGCCCGCGGTCTTGGCCTTGTGGTGCAGCCACTGCCAGATCTGGGCGCGCGAGATTTCCCCCGTCGCCGCTGCGCCTCGAACCTGCGCTGCAGCTCGGCGACGAAGCCAAGGGCCTCGGGCGTCAGGATCTCGTCATGGCGCGACCCCGGCGCCGCGGTGATCGAAACGCCCGGGACGATTTCGCGGCGGTCGCGCCCCGATGTGGCGGCGGTCATGGTCCTGCGTCCCCTCGGCGCCAGCCGGCCCCGTGGCTAGAGCGAAACGGTCACGATGCGCGTGTAGTCTAGGGCAATGCGGGCGGCGCAAAGAGGAAAGGAGTTTTTGTTTTCAAATACTGGAACGAACTGCCGCTCATCCCGTCAATCCGAGCGCCGCCGGCCGCGGCCCGCCGGTCGCCCAGTCGAGAAGCTCCAGCGTATGGACGATGGGGATGGCGGTCGCGGGCCCGAGTTGGGTCATGCAGCCGATATTGCCGGTGGCGATCAGGTCCGGGGTGACCGCCTCGATGTTCCTCACCTTGCGGTCGCGAAGCCGGCGCGCGATTTCGGGCTGCAGCATGTTGTAGGTGCCGGCCGAGCCGCAGCACAGATGCCCTTCCGGCACGTCGCGGACGCGAAAGCCGGCCTCAACGAGAAGCCGTTTCGGCAGGGTGGTGATCTTCTGGCCGTGCTGCATCGAGCAGGCGGAGTGATAGGCGACGGTCAGTTCGGAATGTCGCACCGGGGCGAGAAGGCCTATTTCGCCGATGAATTCGGTGATGTCCCTGGCCAGCGCCGAGACCTTCGCCGCCTTCTCGGCATAGGCCGGATCGAGGCGCAGCATGTGGCCGTAATCCTTCACCGTGGTGCCGCAGCCGGAAACGTTGACGATGATGGCGTCGAGGCCCTGGCCTTCGATCTCCCTTATCCAGGCATCGACATTGCGCCGGGCAAGCGCGAGGGCTTCGTCCTCCCGGCCCATGTGATGGACCACCGCGCCGCAGCAGCCCTCGCCGTCGGGAACGACCACGTCCGCGCCGTGGCGATTGAGCAGGCGGATGGTCGCCTCGTTGAGGTCGGGCCGCAGCACCGGATGGACGCAGCCCGACAGCAGGGCGACGCGGGCTTTGGCCTTGCCTTCGGCGGGCGATAGGGCCGGCAGCGCGGCGGCGGCGGCCGGCAGGCGCTTGGGCGCAATCTCCAGCATGGCGGCGATGCGCTTCAGCCCCGGTATCGGCGCGAAGATAAAGCGCAGCGGCCGCGCGAGGCTGCCCGCCTTCGTCACCCAGCCGAACAGCTTGGGGTCGGGCAGCACGCGCGCCAGGAAGGCGCGGATGAAACGGTCGAAGAGCGGCCGGCGATAGGTCTTTTCGATATGGGCGCGGGCGTGGTCGACGAGATGCATGTAGTCGACGCTGGCGGGACAGGTGGTCACGCAGGCAAGGCAGGACAGGCAGCGGTCGATATGCTTGACCAAGCCCGCATCGGCCGGCCGGCCTTTCTCCAGCATGTCCTTGATGAGGTAGATGCGCCCGCGCGGGCTATCGAGCTCGTCGCCGAGCAGCACATAGGTCGGGCAGGTCGCCGTGCAGAAGCCGCAATGGACGCATTTGCGCAGGATTCCGTCGGCCTCGGCGATGCCGGGGTCCTGGAGCTGCTCGTCGGTGAAAAGCGTCTGCATGGGCCCTCACACGCCGGCATACATGCGGCCGGGATTGAGGATGCCGGCCGGATCGAAGCTTTCCTTGAGCCGCCGGGTGAGCGCCGCGAGGGACGCTGGCTGCGGTTGGAACACCGGCACGGCGGCGCGCACGGCAGGTTCGGCGCGGATCAGGGTTGCATGGCCGGTGGTCTCGGAGAGCGCGCCGCGCACGACCGGCTCGCAGGCATCCGCGCTGGGCGCAAGCTCGAGCCAGACGAGACCGCCGGCCCAGTCGAACAGGCACTGGCCTTCGGCCTGTTCGAGGATGCGCGCCGCGACCTTTCCGCCTTCGAGCGGCGGCACCGAAAGCCGCCACAGCGGACGCTTGGGATCGGCGGTGAAGTAATTCACGTCGCGCACCTCGCGCCACAGCCGCCGCGTATCGTCGGCCCCGAGCTGCCCGGCCGCGCCGAACGGCCTGAGCAGTTGCTTCAGCTTCTCGACCCGCGAGGCGACGGACGGGCCGAAGCCTTCCAGGCGCAGGATTGTGAGGGATCGGCCGCCGCCGCGGACGGTCTCGACCGCCGAGCGGGCGGCGACCTCGGCCGGCAGGTGCGCCGCGCCCGACACGTCGCAGGCCGACCCCATGGCCGCGCTCATCGCCTTTGCCGCCGCGTCGGCGCCAAGACCGGTAAGGACGACGCCTGCCGCCGTCTCCGCCGCCGGCAGCACCTTGAGCGTGACATCGGTCATCACCGCGAGCGTGCCCCAGGAGCCGGCGAGCCCCTTGGCGAGATCGTAGCCGGTGACGTTCTTGACCACCCGGCCGCCGGACTTGAACGTCTCACCGCGCCCGGAGACCGCGGTAAGCCCAAGGAAATGGTCGCGCGCGGCGCCCGCCTTGATGCGCCGCGGGCCGGAGAGGTTGGCGGCGATGACGCCGCCGATGGTCGCCTTGCCCGGCTCGCCGCCGAACAGCGGCCCGAGATCGCCCGGCTCGAAGGCGAGCTCCTGGCCCTTCTCCCCGATTGCCGCCTCGATCTCGGCAAGCGGCGTTCCGGCGCGCGCCGAGAGTACCAGCTCCTCCGGCTCGTACAGGGTGATGCCGGTCAGGCCGGAGACGTCGAGCGTGATCTCGGCCTGTTCGGGACGGCCAATCGCCCGCTTGCTTCCTCCGGCGAGTACGGCGAGCGGGCGCTTCTCGGCCGCCGCCCAGGCCACCGCCTGCTCGACTTGCCTGGCGTCGCGGGGCTTGAGCCGGTCGGCCATCGCCCGCCTCAGAATCTCGGAATGTCGGGAAAGGGCAGCTTGCCGCCGGAGACGTGCATGCGGCCGAGTTCGGCGCAGCGGTGCAGCGTCGGGAACATCTTGCCGGGGTTCAGGAGCTGCTTGTCGTCGAAGGCGCATTTGACACGCTGCTGCTGTTTGAGATCGTCCTCGGAGAACATCTCGCCCATCAGGTCGCGCTTTTCCACGCCCACCCCATGCTCGCCGGTCAGGACGCCGCCGACCTTGACGCAGAGCTTCAGAATGTCGGCGCCGAAGGCCTCGGCGCGTTCCAGCTCGCCCGGCTTGTTGGCGTCGTAGAGGATGAGCGGATGCAGATTGCCGTCGCCGGCATGAAACACGTTGGCGACGCGGAGGTCGTATTTCTCCGACATGCCACGCATCGCCGACAGCACCTCGGGGAGCCGGTGGCGCGGGCTGGTGCCGTCCATGCAGTAATAGTCGGGCGAGATGCGGCCGACGGCGGGAAAGGCCGCCTTGCGTCCGGCCCAGAATTTGAGCCGCTGCTCCTCGCTGGTCGAGGCCCGCAGAGAACTCGCCTTGTTGCGCTTGGTGATTTCCTCGACGCGGCTGATGAGATGGTCGACCTCGGCCTCCGGGCCGTCGAGCTCGACGATCAGCAGCGCCTCGACGTCGAGCGGATAGCCGGCATTGACGAATTCCTCGGCGGCGTGGATCGCCGGGCGGTCCATCATCTCCATGCCGGCGGCGATGATGCCCGCGCCGATCACCTCGGCGACGCAGTTCCCCGCGTCCTCGCTGGTCG includes these proteins:
- the glcF gene encoding glycolate oxidase subunit GlcF; translation: MQTLFTDEQLQDPGIAEADGILRKCVHCGFCTATCPTYVLLGDELDSPRGRIYLIKDMLEKGRPADAGLVKHIDRCLSCLACVTTCPASVDYMHLVDHARAHIEKTYRRPLFDRFIRAFLARVLPDPKLFGWVTKAGSLARPLRFIFAPIPGLKRIAAMLEIAPKRLPAAAAALPALSPAEGKAKARVALLSGCVHPVLRPDLNEATIRLLNRHGADVVVPDGEGCCGAVVHHMGREDEALALARRNVDAWIREIEGQGLDAIIVNVSGCGTTVKDYGHMLRLDPAYAEKAAKVSALARDITEFIGEIGLLAPVRHSELTVAYHSACSMQHGQKITTLPKRLLVEAGFRVRDVPEGHLCCGSAGTYNMLQPEIARRLRDRKVRNIEAVTPDLIATGNIGCMTQLGPATAIPIVHTLELLDWATGGPRPAALGLTG
- a CDS encoding site-specific integrase — encoded protein: MATISKRAGGQWQVKVRRKGWPPQSATFPTKKKAQDWAHRIESEMTAGHFVDRSAGQRATLKELIELYLKEVTDKRPGESSRVAERARLERFLRAETELCAHAVANLTPEHFEGYRDRRLAGRLKSGKTIAPGTVRRELTMLKRVIDYRKRRLGLIVNPVNTEDVARPAVNDERDVRLSQDEIARLLDACSSARGAWLRPFVELGFETGARRGSLLALKWEDVDLSGRSVLLRGVKNSRSPEKIIDHSVALSPRAIEILKALPRSLDGRVFPITANAFRLAFNRARKKAGLEHFRFHDTRHERVSTLVEAGWSDTAVMALSGHKDPKSLKRYANLRSEHLADELAKLSKPRGGKNRNTQRA
- the glcE gene encoding glycolate oxidase subunit GlcE yields the protein MADRLKPRDARQVEQAVAWAAAEKRPLAVLAGGSKRAIGRPEQAEITLDVSGLTGITLYEPEELVLSARAGTPLAEIEAAIGEKGQELAFEPGDLGPLFGGEPGKATIGGVIAANLSGPRRIKAGAARDHFLGLTAVSGRGETFKSGGRVVKNVTGYDLAKGLAGSWGTLAVMTDVTLKVLPAAETAAGVVLTGLGADAAAKAMSAAMGSACDVSGAAHLPAEVAARSAVETVRGGGRSLTILRLEGFGPSVASRVEKLKQLLRPFGAAGQLGADDTRRLWREVRDVNYFTADPKRPLWRLSVPPLEGGKVAARILEQAEGQCLFDWAGGLVWLELAPSADACEPVVRGALSETTGHATLIRAEPAVRAAVPVFQPQPASLAALTRRLKESFDPAGILNPGRMYAGV
- a CDS encoding acyltransferase family protein, producing MPGPTVPGRVAWVDYAKGFCIVMVVMMHSTLGVEAAAGQASWMNGLVEFARPFRMPDFFLLAGLFLAQVIDRDRRDYLDRKVAHFAYFYALWVTIQFALRAPGQIADGGLGGLALAYLLAYVEPFGTLWFIYLLPIFFVVAKLVRGVPWWVAFLILAGLEIAPVETGSTVIDEFAQRFVFFYIGYAMAATVFRLARWAQKRPAPALGGLALWAFVNATFVMTGWAVLPFVSLALGFAGAAAVVVASALLARLRLFDLLRYCGEHSLIVYLAFSLFMAATRIVLLRVGVISDLGLISLTVTAAGVTGPLILHLMVRGTPARYLFVRPQWARLEAGGLRLRAAA
- a CDS encoding FAD-linked oxidase C-terminal domain-containing protein; the protein is MSRLSMPAPDTGVLARRDEIVRRLSAIVPGEGVIASENEMRVYESDGLTAYRQLPFIVVLPETTRQVSEILGYCHTEGIKVVPRGAGTSLSGGALPLADGVLLGLGKFNRILDVDFANRCVTAQPGVTNLAVTGAVAHQGFYYAPDPSSQIACTIGGNVAENSGGVHCLKYGLTANNVLGLEMVLMTGEIVRLGGKHLDSDGYDLLGLMTGSEGLLGVITEVTVRILKAPETARALLIGFATSEDAGNCVAEVIGAGIIAAGMEMMDRPAIHAAEEFVNAGYPLDVEALLIVELDGPEAEVDHLISRVEEITKRNKASSLRASTSEEQRLKFWAGRKAAFPAVGRISPDYYCMDGTSPRHRLPEVLSAMRGMSEKYDLRVANVFHAGDGNLHPLILYDANKPGELERAEAFGADILKLCVKVGGVLTGEHGVGVEKRDLMGEMFSEDDLKQQQRVKCAFDDKQLLNPGKMFPTLHRCAELGRMHVSGGKLPFPDIPRF
- the polA gene encoding DNA polymerase I — encoded protein: MSDEAPSVPIKSGDHVILVDGSSYIFRAYHALPPLTRTSDGLPVGAIAGFCNMLWKLLRDADGGEKPTHIAVVFDYSGRSFRNDIYPEYKAHRPEPPEDLVPQFGLIRDAVKAFNVAGVEQEGFEADDLIATYAREAAEKGANVTIVASDKDLMQLVGPKVSMLDTMKSRVIGEAEVAERFGVPPEKVVEVQALSGDSTDNIPGVPGIGVKTAAQLIAEYGDLETLLARAGEIKQPKRRQSLIEFAEQARVSRRLAELKQDVPLETPLPELAVRTVDPARLIAFCKAMEFNTLTRRVAEATGADPADIEADAKLAAGSKSSKVAVAAAAPEPVAKPAAKTARKGVENTPQALVTTRRAEAASQPVDNTAYETVATVEQLDAWIAEGFEAGLIAVDTETTSLDAMQADLVGVSLALAPGRACYVPLGHRKGDGLDLDGDGGPLQQIPLKEALARLKPLLENEAVLKVGQNLKYDWLVLARHGIEIKPYDDTMLLSYVLDAGRNGHGMDELSQIHLGHTPIAFKDVAGTGKARVTFDLVAIDAATAYAAEDADVTLRLYRVLKPRLAAESMTTVYETLERPMVATLARMERDGVRIERQMLARLSGEFAQKLSSIEAELEKLAGEPFNPGSPKQIGDILFGKMGLEGAKKTKTGAWATGAGVLEDLAAQGHPLPQRLLDWRQLSKLKSTYTDTLPAHIDPETGRVHTSYALASTTTGRLSSSDPNLQNIPARTEEGRRIRSAFVAEKGHKLISADYSQIELRVLAHWADIAALKKAFADGLDIHAMTASEMFGVPVEGMDPQVRRRAKAINFGIIYGISAFGLAAQLGIPRGEAAEYIKTYFERFPGIRDYVEETKAFCRKHGFVATLFGRKAHYPEINTKNPQMRAFMERAAINAPLQGSAADIIRRAMIRMPAALEKAKLKARMLMQVHDELVFEAPEDEVEKTIDLAKKIMEEAPEPAIKLSVPLIVDAHAAANWEEAH